In the genome of Oceaniferula marina, one region contains:
- a CDS encoding sialidase family protein, with amino-acid sequence MKKRIQRLFAITALGVSLTTTHSAADDYQPVYPQYQEDETLVFRSGIVKYVDDLFIEEKDAYGVKQYRIPDLTKLPDGRLVATIVCRCSRSGDHSKSTSFFAVSEDEGKTWNKITFNTDYENMVARPATDFPMTERTQETQVVWYPAIKKFVAIYLTKSRVWFVTSADLKTWSKPVQAAINVPDAKGYWPSPTSLQIDQDGSLMFAITGSQKSDGSSFARLIWTKDLKGFEVSPSMPVKGNETAVVAISGGKYFVSTRISPQRINMTYERKSQRWSEALPFPAPHHWRCEVDLVNDGKFLYMATPLTRSRTQGRLYRSHDEGKSWKEVAKLSGDDHFGYSSLVVLKNGDIGILAERARLKSKTTPVNADIVFKRIKIDQ; translated from the coding sequence ATGAAAAAACGAATTCAACGACTATTTGCCATAACAGCGCTGGGGGTATCATTGACAACGACCCACTCTGCAGCCGATGACTACCAACCCGTCTATCCTCAATATCAAGAAGACGAGACGCTTGTTTTCAGAAGCGGCATCGTAAAATACGTCGATGATCTCTTCATCGAGGAAAAGGACGCGTATGGTGTTAAGCAATACCGCATTCCAGACCTCACAAAGCTTCCCGACGGTCGACTCGTGGCTACGATTGTCTGCCGTTGTAGTAGAAGCGGTGATCACAGTAAGAGCACTAGCTTTTTTGCAGTTTCCGAAGATGAGGGGAAAACTTGGAATAAAATCACGTTCAATACTGACTACGAAAATATGGTTGCGAGGCCGGCGACAGATTTTCCTATGACCGAAAGAACTCAGGAGACGCAAGTTGTCTGGTATCCAGCGATCAAGAAGTTTGTGGCGATCTATCTGACTAAATCCAGAGTTTGGTTTGTGACCTCTGCCGATCTCAAAACCTGGTCTAAGCCTGTGCAGGCTGCTATTAATGTGCCGGATGCGAAAGGCTATTGGCCATCGCCTACATCACTACAAATTGATCAAGACGGTTCACTGATGTTCGCTATTACAGGTAGCCAAAAATCTGATGGTAGTAGCTTCGCCCGACTCATCTGGACAAAAGATCTTAAAGGTTTTGAAGTTTCTCCATCAATGCCGGTGAAGGGCAATGAAACAGCGGTAGTTGCCATCTCAGGAGGCAAATATTTTGTCTCTACTCGCATATCACCTCAACGCATCAATATGACCTATGAGCGCAAATCTCAACGTTGGAGCGAAGCTCTCCCATTCCCCGCGCCACATCATTGGCGCTGCGAGGTTGATTTAGTGAATGATGGAAAGTTCCTCTACATGGCGACTCCATTGACACGAAGCCGAACCCAAGGACGTCTTTACCGCAGTCATGATGAAGGGAAAAGCTGGAAGGAAGTAGCCAAACTAAGCGGCGACGACCATTTTGGTTATAGTTCTCTCGTCGTGCTAAAAAATGGAGATATAGGCATTCTAGCAGAACGGGCGAGATTGAAATCTAAAACCACACCGGTGAATGCCGATATCGTTTTTAAGCGAATCAAGATCGACCAATGA
- a CDS encoding glycoside hydrolase family 27 protein: MRLLNKMLGTVLIGSVSVSLANSVESVSENSKKAFHAWASTPPMGWNSWDCYGPTVTEDEVKANADYMAKHLKDTGWEYIVVDIRWYVENTKAGGYNRNNPQYVMDQYGRLQPATNRFPSSAGGKGFKPLADYVHSKGLKFGIHLMRGIPIAAVKKNTPILGSTAKAADVHSQEKMCRWLKDMYKVEAGREGSQEYYDSIFKMYAEWGVDYVKVDDLSFPYHKDEIEMIRKAIDKTGRRIVFSTSPGKSPLSEAEHLKGHANLWRMSGDLWDNWKSVEHSFALCRSWSKHVGTGHWPDADMLPLGRLSIRGERGRDRMSKLSKDEQITLMTLWSIFRSPLMFGGDLPSNDEFTLSLLNNKEVMAVNQASTGNREILNKDGLSIWVADVPHSKEKYVALFNVHSPNGEKPVNMTLNFKDIGLVGTCKVRDLWTSKDLGDAEESYSVIVPKHGSKLYKVTPKE; this comes from the coding sequence ATGAGACTATTAAATAAGATGCTAGGAACTGTGCTCATTGGCTCGGTTAGTGTAAGTTTGGCCAATTCTGTGGAGTCGGTTTCAGAGAACAGTAAGAAAGCCTTTCACGCATGGGCTTCGACACCTCCCATGGGCTGGAATAGTTGGGACTGTTATGGTCCCACAGTGACGGAGGATGAGGTGAAGGCGAATGCTGACTATATGGCTAAACACCTTAAGGACACGGGCTGGGAATATATTGTCGTCGATATTCGATGGTATGTTGAGAATACCAAGGCGGGTGGCTATAACAGGAATAATCCTCAGTATGTGATGGATCAATACGGGCGTCTGCAACCAGCAACCAATCGTTTTCCTTCGTCCGCAGGAGGGAAAGGATTTAAGCCCTTGGCTGATTATGTTCACAGCAAGGGCTTGAAGTTCGGTATTCACCTCATGCGTGGTATTCCCATTGCGGCGGTCAAGAAGAACACTCCCATTCTTGGTAGTACTGCCAAGGCTGCGGATGTGCATAGTCAGGAAAAGATGTGCCGGTGGTTAAAAGACATGTATAAAGTGGAAGCGGGACGTGAGGGCTCACAGGAATACTACGATTCTATTTTTAAAATGTATGCCGAGTGGGGTGTTGACTATGTCAAGGTAGACGATCTCTCTTTCCCGTATCACAAAGATGAGATCGAAATGATCCGTAAGGCGATTGATAAAACGGGACGCCGCATTGTATTTAGTACCTCACCTGGAAAGTCTCCATTGAGTGAGGCCGAACACCTCAAAGGGCACGCGAATCTATGGCGTATGTCAGGTGATCTTTGGGACAATTGGAAGTCTGTTGAGCATAGCTTTGCTCTTTGCAGGTCCTGGTCAAAGCATGTAGGCACCGGGCATTGGCCAGATGCTGATATGCTTCCACTTGGTAGGCTCTCAATTCGTGGTGAGCGCGGTAGAGATAGAATGAGTAAGCTATCCAAAGATGAGCAAATCACACTGATGACCCTTTGGAGTATTTTTCGATCGCCTCTGATGTTTGGTGGTGACCTTCCTAGCAATGATGAGTTCACCTTGTCTCTACTCAATAATAAAGAGGTCATGGCTGTCAATCAGGCTAGTACAGGCAACCGTGAGATTTTAAACAAGGATGGCCTTAGTATATGGGTGGCGGATGTCCCTCATTCGAAGGAGAAATACGTGGCTTTGTTTAATGTTCATTCTCCAAATGGAGAAAAGCCAGTTAACATGACACTCAATTTTAAAGACATCGGCCTAGTAGGCACTTGTAAAGTGAGAGACTTATGGACCTCCAAAGACCTTGGCGATGCTGAAGAAAGCTATTCAGTAATCGTTCCTAAACATGGTTCGAAGCTCTATAAAGTGACTCCGAAGGAATAA